In Comamonas sp. lk, the following proteins share a genomic window:
- a CDS encoding tripartite tricarboxylate transporter substrate binding protein: protein MFKKALTAVLAVVAGTVAFAETYPSRPITLVVGFPAGGGADAVARIVGERLSRLLSQAVVVDNRPGAGTTLASELVSRAQPDGYTLLLGTANLYGSDQLLYKSARYDGVKSFTPITRWSNSPMLLAVKKDFPEKSVKGLMEQARKNPGKLTYSSSGAGVVTHLAGAAFAHAAGIDMLHVPYKGGAPSIQAVAAGDVDMTFGTPPSVMPMVLAGKLRPLAVTTAERSPLFPDLPGMNESGIKDYDFSLWLGLYGPAKLPPEVIKKLFDASAQVLRDPEVKARLEKQGNAAWPSVSPEDFKDWAISDGARHKAITQRSGAGADNK, encoded by the coding sequence ATGTTTAAAAAAGCGTTGACTGCTGTGCTGGCCGTTGTCGCAGGCACGGTCGCATTTGCGGAGACATACCCTTCCCGGCCGATCACGCTGGTCGTGGGTTTCCCTGCCGGTGGCGGTGCGGATGCGGTGGCACGGATCGTGGGCGAAAGACTCAGCCGCCTATTGTCTCAAGCGGTGGTCGTCGACAATCGGCCTGGTGCAGGTACCACGCTGGCTTCGGAGCTCGTGTCGCGTGCGCAGCCAGACGGCTACACGCTGCTGCTGGGTACCGCAAATCTCTACGGATCCGACCAGCTTCTGTACAAAAGTGCGCGTTACGACGGTGTGAAAAGTTTCACGCCGATCACGCGCTGGAGCAATTCGCCAATGCTGCTGGCGGTCAAGAAGGATTTCCCCGAAAAATCCGTCAAAGGCTTGATGGAGCAGGCACGCAAGAATCCGGGGAAGTTAACTTATTCATCCTCCGGTGCAGGTGTCGTGACGCACCTGGCCGGCGCTGCATTTGCCCACGCGGCGGGCATCGATATGCTGCATGTGCCGTACAAGGGTGGCGCGCCGTCGATACAAGCTGTTGCCGCGGGCGATGTGGATATGACTTTCGGCACGCCGCCCTCAGTCATGCCAATGGTCCTGGCCGGAAAGTTGAGACCACTGGCGGTAACTACGGCCGAACGCTCTCCACTGTTTCCCGACCTGCCAGGCATGAATGAGTCGGGCATCAAGGACTACGACTTCAGCCTGTGGCTCGGTCTCTACGGTCCTGCCAAGCTACCGCCGGAAGTGATCAAGAAACTGTTCGATGCCAGCGCACAGGTGTTGCGCGACCCAGAGGTAAAGGCCAGGCTGGAGAAACAGGGCAACGCGGCCTGGCCGTCTGTCTCACCGGAAGATTTCAAGGACTGGGCAATCAGCGATGGCGCAAGGCACAAGGCCATCACGCAGCGATCCGGTGCGGGCGCGGACAACAAGTGA
- a CDS encoding LysR family transcriptional regulator yields MDLRTLRYFIAVVEAGSLSRAAGSLFIAQPALTAQIKKLEGELEARLFERSHAGVTPTPAGLQLYEDARRLLSDADAVRERIQRLPQGPEGSVTIAMPFLLASLLLGPVLAQLKQTHPRIRVFVLDDLSLMVKNAMLDRRADVGILVNTPHVDGLRCRPLACEPMYISGLDAEGSVAALLQPPPAGSPFARPDIEFALAVQLPLLLQSRRFSIRQNVEDAAASLGVTLNVVHEHDSVRVIRSLYMCGAGFTFTPACSLPDSPPPASNWIIARVVRPELPRSYHLATLADRTPNAATQVVIEAIEQISRRLVHQRVWEAELLLSAQDSPSSN; encoded by the coding sequence ATGGACTTGCGCACTCTTCGTTATTTCATTGCGGTGGTCGAGGCAGGCAGCTTGTCGCGGGCGGCGGGATCGTTGTTCATTGCGCAGCCCGCGCTGACTGCGCAAATCAAGAAGCTGGAAGGTGAACTCGAGGCCAGGCTGTTTGAACGCTCGCATGCGGGCGTGACACCCACGCCCGCAGGGCTACAGCTATATGAGGACGCACGCCGATTGCTGTCGGATGCGGATGCGGTACGTGAGCGCATTCAGCGGCTGCCACAGGGCCCGGAAGGGTCGGTGACAATTGCGATGCCGTTTTTGCTGGCTTCACTGCTGCTCGGACCGGTGCTGGCGCAACTAAAGCAGACGCATCCACGCATTCGTGTGTTTGTACTCGATGATCTGAGTCTGATGGTGAAGAACGCCATGCTGGATCGGCGAGCCGATGTGGGTATCTTGGTGAATACTCCACATGTAGATGGGCTGCGTTGCAGGCCCTTGGCGTGTGAACCCATGTACATCAGTGGGCTGGATGCTGAAGGCTCGGTCGCAGCACTTTTGCAACCGCCGCCCGCGGGCAGTCCGTTTGCGCGGCCCGACATTGAGTTCGCCCTGGCCGTGCAACTGCCGCTACTGCTGCAATCACGGCGGTTTTCGATTCGGCAGAACGTGGAGGATGCTGCCGCTTCGTTGGGCGTAACGCTCAACGTGGTACATGAGCACGACTCGGTGCGCGTGATACGCTCACTCTACATGTGTGGAGCGGGCTTCACTTTCACACCGGCTTGTTCACTGCCCGATTCGCCGCCACCCGCGAGCAATTGGATTATTGCCCGCGTAGTGCGTCCGGAACTGCCGCGCAGCTATCACCTCGCAACACTGGCAGATCGCACGCCTAACGCGGCGACACAAGTAGTGATCGAGGCCATCGAACAAATCTCGCGGCGCTTGGTCCATCAGCGCGTCTGGGAAGCCGAGCTGCTCCTTTCCGCGCAGGATTCGCCCTCTTCGAATTGA
- a CDS encoding LysR substrate-binding domain-containing protein, protein MRLTQLRSFHAVASTGSFTAAAESLHVSQPTVTTQVGQLEDLYKVELFYRAGRRVVLTEMGQRLLHLSRQIFSLEAEAKQLLHESGELRSGHLRVAAVGPAQVTTVLATFLQRYPGIKVSVTTGNSQDVLDRLLDYSADVGVLAQVAPDRRFVSVPYSDHPVVIFCSSEHRFAKRRRIRIAELAGERLILRENGSTTRRAIEAALKDADVVPGEVMEIGSREIIREAVAQNLGVSAVSEVEFVPGPGLHAVSLADVQVRTYVHIACLAERQDMQIVRAFFEMVGREA, encoded by the coding sequence ATGCGCCTGACACAATTGCGTTCTTTCCATGCTGTGGCCAGCACCGGTAGCTTTACCGCCGCAGCCGAAAGCCTGCATGTGAGCCAACCTACTGTTACGACCCAAGTCGGCCAGCTCGAAGACTTGTACAAAGTGGAGCTCTTCTATCGAGCAGGTCGGCGCGTAGTACTCACCGAAATGGGCCAACGGCTGTTGCACCTATCACGACAGATCTTCAGCCTCGAGGCGGAAGCCAAGCAGCTGCTGCATGAATCAGGTGAACTGCGCAGCGGCCATCTACGCGTTGCGGCAGTCGGCCCAGCCCAAGTGACGACGGTACTGGCGACCTTTCTTCAGCGCTATCCTGGTATCAAGGTCTCGGTTACGACAGGCAATTCACAGGACGTGCTGGACAGACTGCTTGATTACAGTGCGGATGTCGGCGTGCTCGCGCAAGTGGCCCCAGATAGGCGCTTCGTCTCGGTACCTTACAGTGACCACCCCGTGGTCATCTTCTGCTCTAGCGAACACCGTTTTGCAAAACGCCGCCGCATCCGCATTGCCGAGCTCGCAGGCGAACGATTGATTCTTCGTGAGAATGGTTCGACGACGCGCAGAGCCATTGAAGCGGCATTAAAGGATGCAGATGTCGTGCCCGGCGAGGTCATGGAGATTGGTAGCCGAGAAATCATCCGCGAAGCCGTGGCGCAAAACCTGGGGGTGTCAGCTGTATCCGAGGTGGAGTTCGTTCCCGGCCCCGGCTTGCATGCTGTAAGCCTTGCAGACGTGCAGGTTCGTACCTATGTGCATATTGCCTGCTTAGCGGAAAGACAGGACATGCAAATAGTGCGCGCTTTCTTCGAAATGGTTGGCAGGGAGGCTTGA
- a CDS encoding LysR substrate-binding domain-containing protein — translation MDLRQLRYFVKVVECGNVTRASEALHIAQPAVSQQMRNLERDLEVRLLERSVHGVAPTAAGQTLYRHAMELLRQADSTRELLRQDAELPQGRVSVALPSSTARMVAIPLARMIRDRYPGIALELVEAPSAELVSLLTSGRVDLAVMVDAVEARSIVMQHLLTEALYLIAWPEFPMPVEPVSIAELARMPLLLPSAPNTIRSHVEWALREAGLPCEIRFEASSTALLFAAVMAKLGVTILPWSAAHIELSEHKLKLAMVDHRLFSRDLSLCWRDTALMSNAVKKVKATILELFDSPEKWPKWVTVQPRGV, via the coding sequence ATGGACCTGCGACAGCTGCGGTATTTCGTCAAGGTGGTGGAGTGCGGTAACGTTACGCGCGCGAGCGAGGCGCTGCATATAGCGCAGCCAGCCGTCAGCCAGCAGATGCGCAATCTGGAGCGCGACTTAGAAGTGCGGCTGCTGGAACGCAGCGTGCATGGCGTGGCACCCACTGCAGCGGGCCAGACGCTTTATCGGCACGCGATGGAATTGCTCCGGCAGGCTGACAGCACGCGCGAACTACTGCGACAGGATGCGGAGTTGCCGCAAGGCCGCGTGTCGGTCGCTCTGCCGTCGAGCACGGCGCGGATGGTGGCGATTCCGCTGGCGCGCATGATTCGTGATCGCTACCCTGGCATCGCGCTGGAATTGGTGGAGGCACCGAGTGCGGAACTTGTCAGTCTGCTTACCAGCGGACGAGTGGATCTCGCCGTGATGGTCGATGCGGTTGAAGCGCGCAGCATTGTGATGCAGCATTTGCTGACGGAAGCGCTATACCTGATCGCATGGCCGGAATTTCCCATGCCGGTTGAACCCGTTTCTATCGCAGAACTGGCGCGCATGCCGCTGCTGCTGCCGAGCGCGCCAAACACGATTCGCAGTCATGTCGAGTGGGCGCTGCGCGAAGCTGGATTGCCGTGCGAGATTCGTTTTGAGGCCAGTTCAACGGCTTTGCTATTCGCTGCGGTAATGGCGAAGCTAGGAGTGACGATCCTGCCATGGAGCGCAGCGCATATCGAGCTTAGTGAGCATAAGCTCAAGCTTGCTATGGTTGACCATCGCTTGTTCTCGCGCGATTTGTCACTTTGCTGGCGCGATACGGCATTAATGAGTAATGCCGTGAAGAAGGTCAAAGCAACAATACTTGAACTGTTCGATAGCCCCGAAAAATGGCCGAAATGGGTGACAGTCCAGCCCAGAGGCGTGTGA
- a CDS encoding biotin-independent malonate decarboxylase subunit gamma, whose product MHDGSFTSASVTDRLAALFDAGSENMLSADSGLRLTAAKIGSRQVLAAATDPALDKGVLGTAECTDLRRIVRLALETKRPLVLLIDSAGARLDEGLAIQGALRGLMTELLDASLAGLPMIALLGRNVFGGASMLAFAASKRCYAPGTLLAMSGPRVLESAGGGSLTTVRTSIGGLSRCRHGDAECLLDDTLPAYAAALHQWVKRLPTRPLPDTLDHERHLLGMRLGKTNPPATAYIVSSPETGSLSVSGRASIGAADALKFATMVDATQAPMDLYIDCVGHSLHMADETLILSQYLVHLARTLRRHAHRGQQLRLRIAGEISGGIYIATAGAASSVDIAPGGSVRTLPQASLNSILTRPDAAISNASADFAHYVELGVADTVSALS is encoded by the coding sequence ATGCATGATGGCTCTTTCACCAGTGCATCCGTTACGGATCGGCTTGCCGCGCTGTTCGATGCCGGTTCCGAAAACATGCTTTCCGCAGACTCCGGCCTGCGCCTCACCGCAGCCAAGATCGGTAGCCGCCAAGTTCTGGCCGCAGCTACCGATCCGGCACTCGACAAGGGCGTACTAGGCACCGCCGAATGTACCGATCTTCGCCGCATCGTCCGCCTCGCGCTGGAAACCAAGCGCCCTCTGGTGCTGCTAATTGACTCGGCAGGTGCCCGGTTGGACGAAGGACTGGCGATCCAGGGCGCGCTGCGCGGACTGATGACAGAGCTGCTCGACGCCAGCCTTGCTGGTCTGCCCATGATCGCCCTGCTCGGACGCAATGTCTTTGGAGGGGCCAGCATGCTGGCTTTCGCGGCCAGCAAGCGCTGCTACGCACCTGGCACCCTGCTGGCAATGTCAGGCCCCAGGGTACTGGAAAGCGCTGGCGGCGGCTCCTTGACCACAGTGCGAACCTCCATCGGCGGCCTTTCTCGCTGCCGCCATGGGGACGCAGAGTGCCTTCTCGACGACACGTTGCCCGCCTATGCGGCAGCGCTGCATCAATGGGTGAAAAGGCTACCAACCAGACCTTTGCCGGACACCCTGGACCACGAGCGCCACTTGCTCGGCATGCGCCTCGGCAAGACAAACCCTCCAGCGACAGCGTACATCGTCAGCAGCCCGGAAACTGGTTCCCTGAGCGTCAGCGGGCGGGCCTCAATCGGTGCCGCAGACGCGCTGAAGTTCGCCACAATGGTCGACGCGACCCAAGCGCCCATGGATCTATACATCGACTGCGTCGGCCATAGCCTGCACATGGCTGACGAAACCCTGATTCTCAGCCAATACCTGGTTCACTTGGCGCGAACCTTGCGACGCCACGCACACCGGGGACAGCAACTGCGGCTTCGCATTGCCGGCGAGATCTCCGGCGGAATCTACATTGCCACCGCAGGCGCTGCATCCTCGGTGGATATCGCTCCTGGCGGCAGCGTACGAACCCTGCCCCAGGCTTCGCTGAACAGCATCCTGACCCGCCCAGATGCGGCCATATCGAATGCCAGCGCGGATTTCGCCCACTACGTCGAGTTGGGCGTGGCGGACACCGTCAGCGCGCTTTCTTGA
- the phnA gene encoding phosphonoacetate hydrolase produces MTLKAEAIQSNGRSYAKPHVPVVVVCVDGCEPDYITQAIQAGVAPYLKRMLEKGSCLLGDCVIPSFTNPNNVSIVTGVPPSVHGICGNYFYDQAADQEVMMNGPEYLRAPTLLSAFANAGALVAAVTAKDKLRTLLGHGLKGICFSAEKADKATVAECGIDNVLELVGRPLPSVYSSDLSEFVFAAGVRLMETRRPDLMYLSTTDYVQHKCAPGTPEANAFYAMLDGYLARLDELGAVIGLTADHGMSPKTDASGKPRVLYLQQELDMQLGEGRTRVILPITDPYVVHHGALGSFATVYAHGAPLDQVREMLQAMAGVEQVLTRDEAVRRFELAGDRIGDLIVVADHLTVLGTCAVRHDLSGLTVPLRSHGGISEQKVPLLFNRPLHGVGRSRRLRNFDVFDLVLNHTDASESVQTIAAMSSKSTEQVTL; encoded by the coding sequence ATGACACTGAAAGCTGAAGCCATCCAGTCCAACGGACGAAGCTACGCCAAACCGCATGTTCCCGTGGTAGTGGTATGCGTCGATGGATGCGAGCCAGACTACATTACTCAGGCGATCCAGGCGGGCGTGGCACCCTATCTCAAGCGCATGTTGGAGAAAGGAAGTTGCTTGCTGGGGGACTGTGTGATTCCCAGCTTCACCAACCCCAACAATGTCTCCATCGTCACGGGCGTTCCGCCTTCTGTGCACGGCATTTGTGGCAATTACTTCTATGACCAGGCTGCAGACCAGGAAGTGATGATGAATGGTCCCGAGTATCTGCGCGCTCCAACCCTGCTTTCCGCCTTTGCGAACGCCGGTGCTCTGGTGGCAGCGGTGACAGCCAAGGACAAGTTGCGCACACTGCTGGGTCATGGCCTCAAGGGCATCTGCTTCTCTGCCGAGAAGGCAGACAAGGCCACAGTCGCTGAATGTGGCATAGACAATGTGCTTGAACTGGTGGGGCGGCCCTTGCCATCCGTGTACAGCAGCGATTTGAGCGAATTCGTCTTTGCCGCCGGCGTACGACTGATGGAGACGCGTCGGCCCGATCTGATGTACTTATCCACTACAGACTACGTGCAGCACAAGTGCGCCCCGGGAACGCCAGAGGCAAACGCCTTCTACGCCATGCTGGACGGCTACCTGGCCCGACTGGACGAACTGGGTGCCGTGATCGGTCTGACGGCCGACCACGGTATGAGTCCTAAGACCGACGCGTCAGGCAAGCCACGTGTGCTTTATCTGCAGCAGGAACTGGATATGCAGCTGGGAGAGGGCCGTACCCGAGTCATCTTGCCGATCACCGACCCCTATGTGGTGCACCACGGCGCGCTGGGCTCGTTTGCCACCGTGTACGCCCATGGTGCACCGCTGGATCAGGTGCGTGAAATGCTGCAGGCAATGGCAGGTGTGGAACAGGTGTTGACACGTGATGAGGCGGTACGACGCTTCGAACTGGCTGGCGACCGCATTGGTGACTTGATCGTTGTGGCCGATCATTTGACAGTGCTGGGCACCTGCGCTGTGCGACATGACCTTAGTGGCTTGACCGTGCCTTTGCGCTCGCACGGTGGCATCTCAGAGCAGAAGGTCCCTCTGTTGTTCAACCGTCCGCTGCATGGTGTAGGCCGGAGCCGGCGTTTGCGCAATTTCGATGTGTTCGACCT
- a CDS encoding AMP-binding protein, whose product MNSNIFATFETIAREGNDAPFLETDDGQIVSYAQMLGTTARYANALIGLGVQPGDRVAVQVEKSARNYCLYLATLRMGATYLPLNTAYQLNELAYFLEDAEPRVLVCDPTDLAAKSELARSHGVAHVMTMTDEGSGTLDVMADAQADVFDTTQVSGDEVAVIIYTSGTTGRPKGAMLTHASLLSNGRALTKLWGFTNQDVLLHALPLFHAHGLFISSHCALLSRSRLLFLKKFNAEQVLSLLPRATVMMGVPTFYTRLLDQPELTVTSAANMRLFVSGSAPLLAETNHDFQRRTGQIVLERYGMTESAIITSNPYVGERRIGSVGKPIDGVEVRIADNKDQLLPHDQIGGIQIRGSGVMKGYWRKPKKTAEEFTSDGWFRTGDQGTLSSDDYLTIVGRAKDLVISGGYNVYPKEVEMAIDALHGVRESAVIGIPDRDFGEAVTAVVVCKNESLTGDQIIKSLKGQLANYKIPKYVYFAPELPRNAMGKVMKNILRDTYKK is encoded by the coding sequence ATGAACTCCAATATCTTCGCCACCTTTGAAACCATCGCCCGAGAGGGCAATGACGCACCGTTCCTCGAAACCGACGACGGCCAGATTGTCAGCTACGCCCAGATGCTGGGCACGACCGCTCGCTACGCCAATGCCCTAATTGGCCTGGGCGTGCAACCCGGCGACCGGGTTGCGGTACAGGTCGAAAAATCGGCACGGAACTATTGCCTCTATCTTGCGACCTTGCGCATGGGCGCTACGTACCTGCCCCTCAATACCGCATATCAGCTGAACGAACTGGCGTACTTTCTCGAAGACGCCGAGCCCCGGGTGCTTGTGTGCGATCCAACGGATCTTGCGGCCAAGAGTGAACTGGCGCGAAGCCATGGCGTGGCCCATGTCATGACGATGACTGACGAAGGCAGCGGCACCCTTGACGTGATGGCCGATGCGCAAGCCGATGTATTCGACACGACTCAGGTGTCGGGGGATGAGGTGGCCGTCATCATCTACACCTCGGGCACCACCGGCCGCCCTAAGGGAGCCATGCTCACCCATGCGAGCCTGCTAAGCAACGGCCGGGCACTGACAAAGCTATGGGGCTTCACCAACCAGGACGTGCTGCTCCACGCGCTACCCTTGTTCCATGCCCACGGGCTGTTCATCTCCAGCCACTGCGCCTTGCTTTCGCGCAGTCGGCTCCTTTTTCTGAAGAAGTTCAATGCGGAACAAGTACTGTCCTTGCTTCCTCGGGCAACGGTGATGATGGGTGTGCCCACCTTCTACACCCGCCTACTCGACCAGCCGGAGTTAACAGTCACCAGCGCCGCCAATATGAGGCTCTTCGTTTCTGGCTCGGCGCCCCTGCTGGCCGAAACCAACCACGACTTCCAGCGGCGCACTGGCCAGATCGTGTTGGAACGCTATGGCATGACTGAATCAGCCATCATCACCTCCAACCCCTACGTGGGCGAGCGACGTATCGGCTCCGTCGGCAAGCCTATTGACGGCGTCGAAGTGCGGATCGCCGACAACAAGGACCAACTGCTGCCCCACGACCAGATCGGTGGCATCCAGATCCGCGGCAGTGGCGTGATGAAGGGCTACTGGCGCAAGCCGAAAAAAACTGCCGAGGAGTTCACCTCAGATGGTTGGTTCCGCACTGGCGACCAGGGAACCCTTAGCAGTGATGACTACCTGACCATCGTCGGTCGAGCCAAGGATCTAGTCATCTCGGGAGGCTATAACGTCTACCCCAAGGAGGTGGAGATGGCCATAGATGCTCTGCACGGCGTGAGAGAGTCTGCCGTCATCGGTATCCCTGATCGTGATTTTGGCGAAGCCGTAACCGCGGTAGTCGTGTGCAAGAACGAGAGCCTCACGGGCGATCAGATCATCAAGTCTCTCAAGGGGCAACTGGCCAACTACAAGATTCCAAAGTATGTCTATTTCGCACCTGAGCTGCCCCGTAACGCTATGGGAAAAGTGATGAAGAACATACTGCGCGACACCTACAAAAAGTGA